TCGGTGAGTAATACCTACGCTTATctattaaagttataaatagtCTGTGAATTGtaatttgttatattatgttatttatttcctgagctgcggactacttagcgggtttaccggggctccggctcgaaaagcaggagtaggaacggggtggtttttagtcagtaagagtctgacactccctctcgcctcgcccaagacaggagaagtaattggatgatgttccgcccttaaaaaaagtgttatttattttcctacaaGCTTCTACCAGCAGTTTTGGCCACTTTCCCGTGGGTTAAAGTGAAGCCTTTTAtatggggtaaaatcatccattgtCTTCTCTCACCTAGGacgaagcaagagggagtgtcaggctcttactgactaaaaaccaccccgttactactcctgcttttcgagccggagccccggtaaacccgctaggtagtccgcaactccgaatTAAAATGAAGCctacgtgttattccagactataatctacctctgtgCCAAATTTcgtcccgatccctttagccgttttgacgtgattgtgtaacaaacatacaaacataaaatttcgcATTTGTAATACTACCTAAGTAAGATATTCTGATTAATAAGTTAAATGTTACTTCAATATAAACATTGTTCTGATAATAATGAACTGATAAATTTAAGTGCGGCTcgactgaagtgataccactgtctcacagaaaaccgacgtcaaagaacgcttgcgttgtgtttcgttgtgtgagtgagattaccggaggatccccgattcccgaacaacaacccttaaattcctaacccccaaaaagccgggcaacgcacttgtaacgcctctggtgtttcaagtgtccatgggcggcggcgattgcttaccatcaggtgataggtccgctcgtttaccggtatGTGTTTCAAAAATGAACCCGATAACAGAATTTTATTGAATACGGTGCAGTAGTTTAGTagattacgtgagtaaacaatattacaaactaaaaccagtataaattggcCGTCAAATGTGCGAAAAGTTCGTGCAAAGCGAGATCTTAATAAACTGGTTATAAATAATCTAGTATCGAAGTGGTCTTGTGTACTATCTAatcttaggtacttattattataaatgcaagtaaatattattattaagtctgtgtgtatgtttgttaatcaataatgcaacttcacgccttttatccccgaaggggtaggtagcgcacgttacggcacgtaatgccactatacaatgtacacccactttttttactatttgtgttatacgtcccatgtaatagggggtgagcctattgccatatactgggcacaattccagactccgtactactaagtgagaaattttcgaaaaatctaaaaaagcccagttatTCTTTGATTttccataatataaaatactaaaaacgtATTtcgcaaataataaattatcatttttgcattacgataaaagcccagtacctaatattttacccgagaatcgaacccgggacccattgtccggcagtagcatttgcgaccactctacCATTGTGCCAGTCtctgtttgttactcaaccatGTCAAAACTATTCTATCAGTTAttctggtcagctccagactgcattaagattgttgtcctcagggttattttctttttctatcactttgactaaatattagttttacattgttctcacatagttgaagcaatcgaaacaatgtaaccatgaattgtattgtaaatctgattggaaaagagtaacctatggagtttcttgctcgttctactccataggaatctacactttggaacgagcaaatagcttcactagaggactgaccgacagactgacgttattaatattattatatttgctttgatgttcaaaagtgccttcctggtctaattgaaatacataattttgactttgactttgacttatcttctaggtctatttgaaataaataattttgactttgactttgaataccTTTGTTTGCAGAATTCCAATGGACTGGACATGAGGAAaatgaacaaatattaatttcttcaaCTGATCCACTGCTTTCGAGGCGATACGAAGTTCACCAGGACAGGTAGTATTGGATTAACAACAGGGGAGGattacacaacgtcacgcctgtttatccccgaaggggtaggcagaggtgcacattacggcagggGAGGATTAACCTAAAAAACGCCCTAACCAAACCCCTAACTTTCTTGGGACCACCATCACTCTTCGGGCACACGCGTCTCTCAGCATCACGGCACTCCTCAATAACCTGACGCCTTAAGCACTTGCAcagtttttacatacatatcgcctttaatccccgaagaggtaggcagaggcgcacattatggcacgtaatgccactgtgtacacccactttttacaatttatgttgtaagtcccatgtggtgaacctattgccatataccgggcacatttccagactccgtgctaccactgagaaatattcgaaaaactgaaaaaaactcagtaatacttcgcccgacccaggaatcgaacccgagaccccttgttcggcagtcgcacttgcaaccactcggccaacgaggcagtcttgcACAGTTTGTCTTAGGAACAATACAGCTTTGATCATCATCATTCCATCACGTGCACTGGTGATTTAAAACCTCATAAAAGGAGGATTGCCATGTCACCCACGCTAAACTGACGGCTCAAGGCTCAGaaagacttttttttatatataatgtgtcaacgtttggccgctatctcgcctgatggtaagtgatgatgcgacctacgatggagcacgtctgcccataagcaacctattcactcgggctttgaagccacctaggttatacccatcaggaaacacagattccggCAAGGAGTCCAAGGAGTTAgggagctgcagactacttagcaggtttaccggggctccggctcgaaaagcaggagtaggaacggggtggtttttaaccAGTAAGAGTATTACACTCCCCTTCGCGTTgcccacggcgggagaagtcgttggatgatttttgtcctgaaaaaataaataaaaaacggtTAACAAAAATGTTGTAGATACTCCGACCTAACCGTCGGTGACAATAGCTAAGCAAAAGCTTAAGTTGGTATTGGTTATAAGGATAAGAAAACTGCCAAAATGTACAAGAAGAGAGACGGAACATCCGCCATTAAAGGCCAGCTTTACGTAACAAAACTAATCAGCCTGATTAACTTCAGAGCAAAGTTCGACAACAGCCTCAAAGATTGTTATCTAGCGACCAACATGGCAGACATAGGCACATTTGCCGATATATGCTTCAGAGCTGAAGCAAAAATTgctaaacataataaacaaatcgCCATTTTCATTCAAACTACACACAAAGAAGATGGCAAAACAGTTTTGACACTAAACAGCAAAAATGATTTAGCTGAATGGTTTGCCAGCTACCTCACCATCAAACGTTCCTTCAAACAAGACACCAAAGACGTCTTCTTTAAGGGAACATTTCAAGACATTGACACTTATTTCATTATGTATACAACAGCTAAAAAAGATCGCGATAATGTACGATTTAACACAGAAGTTGCTCATAAACTCAACAGTTTAATAGCTACAGGGAACGATGCCGTCCAGCCGAATCACAAAGAAACAGATATAGAATTCCTATGTGAAATAGTCATGAAGGAACAGCTAGTCGAGCTGGCTACTGTATTTGcagaatttgtaaataaagacGACAATACTGTGTTGTCAATGAACAACGATCTGATACTCATTTACCACGTGATTCTGGCGAAGAAGTTCTTCCTTATAAGCGAGATTCGGAATAAAAACGAAGACAGTGAACACAGAATCGCTCGTTTTCGTAGTGAGTTCTACACAAGCGATGAtgaatttatgaaattattcagAGACACGCTTTATAAAGAAATTTTAGAGAAAAGAAAACTTGATGATGTTACTAGGAATGAAATGTTAGCAAGACTGTTTGTGGAACCTTTAGACAAGGAAATATTAGCAAAACTTATATACAGTGTTGTGacactaaacaataaaaatggaaaactAGAATTTAAAGACGAATCTATGAGTGAAGATTTAAGACATAGATTAGAAAAGGTAAAAGTCCTTCGGGCGGACGTATATGAGGCCATTTCCAAAGCCGCGGAAGAAATACTGAGACCACAGGAAATTAAAGTTCCAGTGGCATTCGGCAACAAAGATCTCACAGTGAGAGGGAGTGAAGATACTAATGACGATTTCACACCCGACAGCATACTTGTGAaagtcaaaaacaaaatggtggaaaTGTTATTACAATCCGCACCGGGAAATATAGTCACAATAGACAAAAATGTGGaaaaagaattttcgaaaatcaatATCAATTTAGCTAGTATTGTGGGGAATATTTTAATAGCAGACCAAAATAGTGAATACATGAAATTCCCAGACAATACCGACACACTAGGTGACGTTGAGAAACAACTGTTTTCCGAACTACAATCCGCAATACCAAATTTAcaagattttaaatttattttagatgTTGAAACATCTCCAGTGCTTTCTTTGGAGAAGATAGATTTAATAGAAGATGATATTTCAGCTCTCGCGACAACTATTGGTATATATCTGGATAAAAACACTGATTCTGTGATGCCAACGACAGATAATATCCTACGACGATACCACGTGGCTCTCACACATAAAGTATTGGACATTTCTGAGATTATGGGTGAAGACGACGATGCGTACAGACTGGCGACATTCCAACAAGAATTCTTTGAATCAGAAGAAGATTCTCTCGTATTATTTAAACGACATCTATATGCTGAAGTATTGAAAGGAAGAAATTTAGGTAAAAATGAACTGGAAGACTCATTGGCAATATTTTTCAATGATCCATATAATAAGATTGCACTAGGTACGTTAATAAATACAGTTCTTTTGTATACAAATCGGAAATTTCAATTCATTAACAGTAACGCACCAGATGAGGAGAAACaagttttagataaaatagaACTGCCTCAATCGGTAGTGGACGATGCTATAAATGTAACTGCAAAGACAATATTAATGAAACGAGAGTTTAAAGTCTCAACCGCTTTCGGAAACAAAGACTTAAAAGAAAGTATAGCGGAAGAAAGATTAGATCATTTGAAAATGAAACTGTATGAACTGATGAGTAAATCAAGTGACGATAAAGTTGTTGCTATTGATGAGTCTCTGGGAGAAGATTTTCTAAAGCTCACTGGAGGCATCGCAGGCATGGTCGGGAACATTTTGGTTCTAGACGAAGATACGCAACTTTTAAAATTCACAGATAATTGGGAATCACTACAAGACACTGCCAAAAGGCTGTTCATAAAACTGAAGAGGAAGACTCCCAATTTACATGAATATAAATTCAACGTAAATGTCAAAAGATTCCCGAAGCTCTCGTTCAAAAGAAGTGGAGACGATGAAAAGGTGGCGAAAGATTTCTTGAACAGACTTCTGTTTTACACAAACCAAGCTGACGAGAGAGGCGTCGAGAAACATTTAAAAGACGAAATTGAAGATCACCAATGCCTAAGCGTTGACAGCATCAAAGTGACAGCCGACGCCATTTTCTTACAATACCACGATCAAATACAACAATGGTGGATGTTGAAGGAGGCCGAGTATCTCACGAAAGAGAGTTCGCATTACGAAGAAGCCTTAAAGTTGATCGTCGACAAACCCCTTTTAtcaataattagtaaaatgtacGCGATGAAAATGGGGAACATTGTTGATATAACTTTCAATGATCACGCGGTGAAATCATTGAATCTAACAGAGCAATCAACAAACGTCATTTTCGTAACAGAAAATATTCCTTTGACAGTAGTGAAACTGATGCAGTCTTTAAACAAATCCAAACACATTGTCATGGATTTAGAAGATCTACTTCAAACGAAAGACTACGCTACACTTATTGCAGAACTAActaaaatagaacaaaataaaattataatattagcgtGCGACAACATACAAAGAAACTCAAATAAAagattagaaaatatttcaaatattttgaatgaaaaacgGATAATTATCGTCACAAATACAGCTGTGCTAGACACGGTCcagatatattttaaagatataaaagaaataagagACGACAGATGTAGTCTTGCAGACATGAGTGAGAAGTCACAGAAAACTGTTTTACAAGCAAAAGTAAATTTTCAAGATGTCGAAGTGACATTAGACACAATCGTTGACAAGGAATCGATGCAAACCGTCGAAGGAGTTGTTTTAAACGACTTTATTAATAACGAAACAAGATGTTTTAGTAACTCAGTTACGAATGTAAATTATGAGAAAGTTAAACATCTTTATGTGGATAGAAGAGTGTGCCGGGTGCACCCGTATCAACCGCCTAACTATGTGCCAGCAGTCGGGAAACAGcccaaatattttgtacataaagaTATCGTGGAATTTTCCAATCTGAATGATTTGTCTAATATTGTCCTGTTGTCAGCAAAGCCAGGCATGGGAAAATCAACCTTACTGACCAACTTATCTATTAAAACTAAAGAGTCAAACCCAAAAATTTGGATTGTCCGAGTCAATTTGCTGGATCATtgtgaaaaattcaataaatggcAAGAAAACAAAGTGGACATTGATATTTTAGAAACTTTGAAGTTTTTGTGTCCAATTATTGTTGGAAGGGACAAAAAGAGTGACTTAGAATTCGATTTAGAAGAATCGGAAGGTGAAGTACAACTAAAATCATGTCGTATAGACAATCCCTGGAcagtgtttgaaataaaaatgttcctagACTACTTTAATAGGAAGGAACTTATCTTTTTATTCGATGGTTTCGATGAGATATGTCCGCTTTACACAGAAGAAGTTCTGTGTTTATTAAAAGTTGTACGGaattacacaaataaacataaaatgtgGATCACGAGTAGGTTTTACGAGAAAATCATGTCAAGATTGGAACAAGAATTTGGGAAAGCTTATGAAGTGGAAGATTTCAACGAAAGCGAACTTGATGGATATCTGTGTAAATATTGGCAATCAACAATTATATTGAGGAATCTGAACAAACAACAGAGCAATAACTTATGTAGCTTCATGGAGTTTATGTCGAAACATTACTATAAAACGTATAAGACAGACGTGAAGACAGACGTTGTTAGAAAACGGGAAAAATATCAAATCTTATTTATGAAAGTCTGTTTCAATTTTTTATACTATCTGAGGAAGGAGCTCAACATTTGTCCTGAAAATGTGATACAAACTTTTAACCAAATTTTTCACGATTGTACACATTCTGTAATCTATATGGAAGGCTTTGACACTCCTTTACACCTTTACCTAACTGCCGATTATTTTCAAAACCAAGTAAATGACGACAGGATAATCCCAAACAGATGGAATTTAGACATAAACGCTTTCACAGTTTACGAcaaatttattgaaacaaaactcAAAACTATAAGATttcaagagaaaaataaaatcgatttgtACAATCCCGACAATTTGGCAATATATGAGGAAATTCGTGAGGACTTCTTCGTGAAACATTACAAATTGGGCGCGTATGCTGTTTTCAATCGAGACgtcaacaaaatatttgacGAAAACGAATTATCTGAAATAAGGAaaactatagaaaatattaaaattggcaCGGAGAAGACTGGATTGGTGCATAGCATCATTGACGACATACCAACGTTTATACATAGGACGTTCACCGAATATTTCGCAGttaaatatatttgtcaatTATTGAAATCTGCTACAGAAGAGGAAAGTCAAAGAAACATATGGGATTTCATATTAAATGTCGTATTTTTAAAATGCGACAAAAACGTCCGTCAAATTTTTGGCTACAGATTGAAAACGGATAATGTTTTAAAAGCCAAAGTATATGAGTGTGAGGAAGTGATATTTAATTTGCTGTTGACACAGGGGACGGGAGTGCACGCTTACAACCCTGATGATTTCAGCAAGGaattgtatttaaaagtaaaaaaacatttgcGTAGTGCCATGAGAGATGAACTTGTAAACTTCGTTTCAACCATAAGCAatctaaaagaaaaaatgtCGGAGGACTATATAAAGGACTATACACGAGCGACGTCAAAAATTAAGAGATTGAAGTTTTTGCATTCAGTAAGAGTGAAACGGCAAGCTTGCTTCCCTGAGACGTGGCGAAGCAATGTGTTGACTGGGCCGGCCCAGATAACGACGAAGCGACGTATACGTACTGTGTCGCCGCGTGAGGTGCTAGAGGCCCAATCCTCCCCACCCATTCTGGAACCCCAAGCCTCCCAATCCTCAGATCCCTAAACCCCcaagggtgttaccacaccaatcgagcgaGCGTCGATCTATGCCATCGATCaatggtagaatggattagtcgacgtcgatcgatagAATCTACCACACCAATCAAACGATAGATGCCATCGATCGATGatagaatggattagtcgacgtcgatcgatagtttctttCGTCTTTCCtcgatcgatggcatcgatggactatcgatcgattggtgtggtaacactCTAGGTTATTTTGATTTAAGCATGTCAATATTATGAACTACTTCAAATGATATATGACTGACTTATCttaaatatcttaatatttagtaactttttacattattttcaagtCTCAAGGAAAATACAGTACTTATTATGAATAAAAGTATCGtattaataatgattatatgactatttttataatatagggtgacttgtatttagtgaacgatatttaaacacgtgattgtaatcatgattacaaacaactttcccaaagaaactttttctgtatacttattagttttatttttatcacaatatcaAAACAACATTTCCTTATAACttctagtcttccgataacgcacgcgggcgcctcgctgctaataGCTGATCATATTAAAGCACgtgcgcgaaattttgttgttttattgttgtggtgccggcccattcatgccagagcatagctctcccacactatctccaatatatagattatattatattaagttattttttttatatttttatacgttgacataaaataaattgatttgtgtacaattaaattgttttattttttccccTTTTCATGTTTTCTTGCTTTTACTATATatgtaaaagtttgtgtgtatatttgttactcaatcacgtcaaaacggctaaagggatcgagatgaaatttggaacaggggtagattatagtcagGGGTGGTATTTTATCCGCATAGGTATGTAATCAGCAAATTAGAAACTGCTAAACTATACAGCGACGGAAGAATAGCTCACTGAAGTTTAAAATAGAAACACAAAagtgagtgataccacggcctcacagaaaaccgacgtgtaacaacgcttgcgttgtgtttcgttgtgtgaatgaggttaccggaggcccaattccccccttcccaatcttcccaatccccgattctcgaacaccaacccttaaattcctaacccccaaaaacgcctctggtgtttcaagtgaccatgggcggcggcgattgcttaccatcaggtgatacgtttgaTCGTatacgtgtttcataaaaaaaaaaaacaaaaataactattttaattatttatttcatattatctTATCATACATTTGTGATATTGACGTacaaatcaatcaatttatttagtatgcaggtaagaaaacaAAGACCTAGTAGAGAGccagttgttattttttatactaaatcGTATGTCTTGTAACGAAGCCATATCTTTTGTAACTCAGTCGGCTCTAGACTACCAATGGTtgctgtctctgtactgaatctgtctttattttcttatctatATACTGAACGACTTGGCTAAGTGTGACggtaagaatattttttcacaaaattgtTACAATGACGATAAAAGTGTCACATGAATGTTACAATGTCGATAAAAGTGTCACATTAATGTTACAATGTCGATAAAAGTGTCACATTAATGTTACAATGTCGATAAAAGTGTCACATGAATGTTACAATGACGTTAAAAAGTGTCACACGATGTAGTGTCCCAGTGTTTATGGCCACACGATGCTTTCAATCCACGGCAGGTAGTGGTAGACCCTGGTGTAGATGCCGGAGCCAGTCGTCTGCCCACATTGTCTCCCATACGACGTGACGCCGAGGACTCGGTACAAACATAGTTCTTTGTTCTTCACTTGTAAAGGGCCTCCGCTGTCACCCTGCAAGTATGGTGAACTTTTAACACATGCGTAGTATGGCGAGAGACGCGACTGTTACATTGGATTTATAACATGAGTGTTACAAAGCGGGTGTTACATTACATACAGTATAAAGATCACTCATAATGACTTAAACTagaagtagtactcgtccacagaagcatgataaaactaaatatttcagcgaaataagaaaattataaaaaagaagtttcaaaattaaataaataatgaacttaAATGTTTCTTAACCACAGAAGAGCCCCTTATGACCAAGGAGCATGGAGCTGATCCctcagaatttaatacttgattaatgtcattattaattttgtttgataatgtaattttttaggGTACtgttttttgctatttttttttgcaatgcaaATGGCAAAAATCGGAACCCTTATAGGTTCGTCATGTCAGTctgactgtctgtctgtctctctgtctctctgtctgtccgttcgtatgtcacagccatttattttaattttcagttttcgctgaaatatttagttgtattcatgcttctgtggacgagtactacttggaGTTTCacttaagtcatatgagtgatctccgtACTGTATGTTCAGAATAAGTACCTGGCAGGTGTCTTTAGGGTCCTTGTCATCTCCGTAGCACATTTGAGTGGCCTCGTCGAAACCTTTGACCAGATGTCGGTGCTTCGGGTACAGCTTGGAGCATGTCTGCGTGTCGTACTTTCTAAGAGTCACCTGGAAACAATAACTGCCTCGATGATTGACAATATCGGTTATTAGGTTTTTGACCGATTCCAATGGCAATAAAGTTtttaggtggcaaacgagcagggaccttagtctgctattacaattgtgtcagaatggtcgatcaccgATCGAGAGGGACAGAGCTacacaacctacatagctccgtccctctcgcactgcaaTGGGCGCCGTCTAAGGACATCTTCAACACCAgagtagttttattataactttcctgagacatactaaataaattattatgttatcggcttattcacgcaACTGtctgacgaggaactcaactagtttcaagccatgctagaggctcatattcatgagtagcagcgcgacaatcaccgcgtcgtgtgtcatgGAATGCAATtcccgataccccaacaacccttaaattccaaacccccaaaagactggcaacgcacttgtaacgcctctagtgtttcgggtgcccatgggcggcggcgattgcttaccatcaggtgatccgtctgctcgtttaccggcttatactattaaaaaccggagctgcgggtttaccggggctccggctcgaaaagcaggagtaggaacggggtggtttttagtcagtatgagtctgacactccctctcgcctcgctcaaggtgggagaagtcattggatgattttccctccttaaaaaataccataaataaaatgtatagagtaaatacaataattctTACGGTTTGCAAGACATCTGCTAGAACCTGGCGGTGACCGAGGGCGCCCCAACCTGTGGCTTCTGCTTCCAATTCTGGTTCAGGCTTCACATCCAGACACGCTGGCAGCACGTCATATCTGTTGAAGCGTATCCtgaaataaactattatttaagtcatttaatcgttacttaacccagaccttagcaattgtttactGAACTAAATCgttaataagtaatagtttaagtaaccattaaatgtatctgagtgcggcagttagtcttaaaaaaaaacactagaaCCACTCTCGACATATGTATATGCTACTGGAGCAGCCGATTAGCGTCTGCGTactctgctcatgatgaagagtctgtctgtgactcgaaactagtagggcttttctccattcatatacgtgagtaaacagtggCTTTTAGTTAATGTACCTTATTGTTAG
This is a stretch of genomic DNA from Spodoptera frugiperda isolate SF20-4 chromosome 24, AGI-APGP_CSIRO_Sfru_2.0, whole genome shotgun sequence. It encodes these proteins:
- the LOC118278558 gene encoding uncharacterized protein LOC118278558, whose protein sequence is MYKKRDGTSAIKGQLYVTKLISLINFRAKFDNSLKDCYLATNMADIGTFADICFRAEAKIAKHNKQIAIFIQTTHKEDGKTVLTLNSKNDLAEWFASYLTIKRSFKQDTKDVFFKGTFQDIDTYFIMYTTAKKDRDNVRFNTEVAHKLNSLIATGNDAVQPNHKETDIEFLCEIVMKEQLVELATVFAEFVNKDDNTVLSMNNDLILIYHVILAKKFFLISEIRNKNEDSEHRIARFRSEFYTSDDEFMKLFRDTLYKEILEKRKLDDVTRNEMLARLFVEPLDKEILAKLIYSVVTLNNKNGKLEFKDESMSEDLRHRLEKVKVLRADVYEAISKAAEEILRPQEIKVPVAFGNKDLTVRGSEDTNDDFTPDSILVKVKNKMVEMLLQSAPGNIVTIDKNVEKEFSKININLASIVGNILIADQNSEYMKFPDNTDTLGDVEKQLFSELQSAIPNLQDFKFILDVETSPVLSLEKIDLIEDDISALATTIGIYLDKNTDSVMPTTDNILRRYHVALTHKVLDISEIMGEDDDAYRLATFQQEFFESEEDSLVLFKRHLYAEVLKGRNLGKNELEDSLAIFFNDPYNKIALGTLINTVLLYTNRKFQFINSNAPDEEKQVLDKIELPQSVVDDAINVTAKTILMKREFKVSTAFGNKDLKESIAEERLDHLKMKLYELMSKSSDDKVVAIDESLGEDFLKLTGGIAGMVGNILVLDEDTQLLKFTDNWESLQDTAKRLFIKLKRKTPNLHEYKFNVNVKRFPKLSFKRSGDDEKVAKDFLNRLLFYTNQADERGVEKHLKDEIEDHQCLSVDSIKVTADAIFLQYHDQIQQWWMLKEAEYLTKESSHYEEALKLIVDKPLLSIISKMYAMKMGNIVDITFNDHAVKSLNLTEQSTNVIFVTENIPLTVVKLMQSLNKSKHIVMDLEDLLQTKDYATLIAELTKIEQNKIIILACDNIQRNSNKRLENISNILNEKRIIIVTNTAVLDTVQIYFKDIKEIRDDRCSLADMSEKSQKTVLQAKVNFQDVEVTLDTIVDKESMQTVEGVVLNDFINNETRCFSNSVTNVNYEKVKHLYVDRRVCRVHPYQPPNYVPAVGKQPKYFVHKDIVEFSNLNDLSNIVLLSAKPGMGKSTLLTNLSIKTKESNPKIWIVRVNLLDHCEKFNKWQENKVDIDILETLKFLCPIIVGRDKKSDLEFDLEESEGEVQLKSCRIDNPWTVFEIKMFLDYFNRKELIFLFDGFDEICPLYTEEVLCLLKVVRNYTNKHKMWITSRFYEKIMSRLEQEFGKAYEVEDFNESELDGYLCKYWQSTIILRNLNKQQSNNLCSFMEFMSKHYYKTYKTDVKTDVVRKREKYQILFMKVCFNFLYYLRKELNICPENVIQTFNQIFHDCTHSVIYMEGFDTPLHLYLTADYFQNQVNDDRIIPNRWNLDINAFTVYDKFIETKLKTIRFQEKNKIDLYNPDNLAIYEEIREDFFVKHYKLGAYAVFNRDVNKIFDENELSEIRKTIENIKIGTEKTGLVHSIIDDIPTFIHRTFTEYFAVKYICQLLKSATEEESQRNIWDFILNVVFLKCDKNVRQIFGYRLKTDNVLKAKVYECEEVIFNLLLTQGTGVHAYNPDDFSKELYLKVKKHLRSAMRDELVNFVSTISNLKEKMSEDYIKDYTRATSKIKRLKFLHSVRVKRQACFPETWRSNVLTGPAQITTKRRIRTVSPREVLEAQSSPPILEPQASQSSDP